A single window of Mycolicibacterium madagascariense DNA harbors:
- a CDS encoding sensor histidine kinase, whose amino-acid sequence MPTDVWEIVGFSLACSVPVVAIGATVIRLARSWSLTLSMVVLVLIPTIATFTGVLGASGFMLSPQSETLTVVLVIVSVVTIPAAIMLARYQARRTVWEQEIHESEETAEQSRRQLVAFVSHDLRTPLAGIRAVAEAIADGVVEQDEVILHAKHIEHETIRLSEMVDDLFEMSKINAGAVQPAYDKVALDEVVDDVVSAHRIAAERAGVALHARVPATPVGVIGSDRALVRVLSNLVANAIAHTPEGGTVELAIGSDGEGAWARVDDTGVGINEADLARVFDVAYRGSNGRVPREDSSLPSGSGLGLAIAAGLVHAHHGTVSAYNLEHGARFEVRLPLAGEG is encoded by the coding sequence ATGCCCACTGACGTCTGGGAGATCGTCGGCTTCTCGCTGGCGTGCTCGGTGCCGGTGGTGGCGATCGGTGCGACGGTGATCCGGTTGGCGCGGTCGTGGTCGCTGACGCTCAGCATGGTGGTGCTCGTCCTGATTCCCACGATCGCCACCTTCACCGGCGTCCTCGGCGCCAGCGGCTTCATGCTCTCACCGCAGTCGGAGACCCTGACCGTCGTGCTCGTCATCGTCTCGGTGGTCACCATTCCGGCTGCGATCATGCTGGCGCGCTACCAGGCCCGGCGCACGGTGTGGGAGCAGGAGATCCACGAGTCCGAGGAGACCGCCGAGCAGTCGCGGCGCCAGCTCGTCGCGTTCGTCAGCCACGACCTGCGCACCCCGCTCGCCGGAATCCGCGCCGTCGCCGAGGCGATCGCCGACGGCGTCGTCGAACAGGACGAGGTCATCCTGCACGCCAAGCACATCGAGCACGAGACCATCCGGCTGTCCGAGATGGTCGACGACCTGTTCGAGATGTCCAAGATCAACGCCGGTGCCGTGCAACCCGCCTACGACAAGGTGGCCCTCGACGAGGTCGTCGACGACGTGGTGTCCGCGCACCGCATCGCGGCCGAACGCGCCGGCGTCGCCCTGCACGCCAGGGTGCCCGCGACGCCGGTCGGCGTGATCGGCAGTGACCGTGCCCTGGTGCGGGTGCTGTCCAACCTGGTGGCCAACGCCATTGCCCACACACCCGAGGGCGGCACCGTCGAACTGGCGATCGGCTCCGACGGAGAGGGCGCGTGGGCCAGGGTCGACGACACCGGCGTCGGCATCAACGAGGCCGACCTCGCCCGCGTGTTCGACGTCGCCTACCGCGGCTCCAATGGCCGGGTGCCGCGCGAGGATTCGTCGCTGCCCAGCGGCTCGGGCCTGGGCCTGGCCATCGCCGCCGGGCTGGTGCACGCCCACCACGGCACGGTGTCGGCGTACAACCTGGAGCACGGCGCCCGCTTCGAGGTGCGCCTGCCGCTCGCGGGCGAGGGGTAG
- a CDS encoding response regulator transcription factor, with the protein MTRVLIADDDNVVRDVVRRYLERDGLDVSVASDGNQALRLLGAEQIDVAVLDVMMPGPDGLALCRVLRERGGYAVPVILLTALGEEDDRIAGLEAGADDYLVKPFSPRELALRVRSVLRRAPASGGTKPVVVTVGNLTVSAASRSATIGGRAISLTNREFDLLLFFLTHAGVVFTREELLKLVWQWDFGDLSTVTVHVKRLRSKLGAEHRVQTVWGRGYMWSEERNAH; encoded by the coding sequence GTGACCCGGGTTCTGATCGCCGACGACGACAACGTCGTGCGCGACGTCGTGCGCCGGTACCTGGAACGCGACGGCCTCGACGTCTCGGTCGCCAGTGACGGCAACCAGGCTCTGCGCCTGCTGGGCGCCGAGCAGATCGACGTCGCCGTCCTCGACGTGATGATGCCGGGGCCCGACGGGCTGGCGCTGTGCCGCGTCCTGCGCGAACGCGGCGGCTACGCGGTGCCCGTCATCCTCCTGACCGCCCTGGGCGAGGAGGACGACCGCATCGCGGGACTGGAGGCCGGCGCCGACGACTACCTCGTCAAGCCGTTCAGCCCCCGCGAGCTGGCGCTGCGCGTGCGCTCGGTGCTGCGGCGGGCCCCCGCGTCGGGCGGCACCAAGCCGGTGGTCGTGACGGTCGGCAACCTGACGGTGTCGGCGGCCTCGCGGTCGGCGACCATCGGCGGCCGGGCGATCAGCCTGACCAACCGCGAATTCGATCTCCTGCTGTTCTTCCTGACCCACGCCGGCGTCGTCTTCACCCGGGAGGAGCTGTTGAAGTTGGTGTGGCAGTGGGACTTCGGTGACCTGTCGACCGTCACCGTCCACGTCAAGCGATTGCGGTCCAAGCTGGGCGCCGAGCATCGGGTGCAGACGGTCTGGGGCCGGGGCTACATGTGGAGCGAGGAGCGCAATGCCCACTGA